In Silene latifolia isolate original U9 population chromosome 3, ASM4854445v1, whole genome shotgun sequence, a single window of DNA contains:
- the LOC141649777 gene encoding uncharacterized protein LOC141649777, translating into MLECSWWYGINNNIHHPGGENLDHLASSVVYGSNSDNDRLQLWHDLTSINDSYSGPWCVSGDFNNVLHFNERLGSTVMWGELEDFRQCVQYCQLVDIQAQGPFYTWNNKQDSNTRVYSRIDRFLINHEWLNLYPNSYAYFLNEGLFDHNPCICYRRLDISLRKTHFRYFNMWGQASDFPEIVRIEWEKTIMGCKMYQVISKLKCFKKPLKLLNRAKFSDIEKAADLARLLLDNIQTKLHQNPLDHELLEAEKSAAQSSNEFPKTKSKG; encoded by the exons GTGGTAtggtattaataataatatacatcATCCTGGGGGGGAGAATCTGGATCATTTGGCTTCCTCAG TTGTTTATGGCTCTAATTCTGATAATGATAGACTACAGCTTTGGCATGATCTGACTTCTATTAATGACTCTTACTCTGGTCCTTGGTGTGTGAGTGGGGATTTCAACAATGTCCTACATTTTAATGAGAGATTGGGCAGCACTGTTATGTGGGGTGAGCTTGAGGATTTTAGACAGTGTGTTCAGTACTGTCAATTGGTGGATATTCAAGCTCAGGGCCCCTTTTatacttggaataacaagcaagACTCTAATACTAGGGTGTATTCCAGAATTGACAGATTTCTTATCAACCATGAGTGGCTGAATCTGTATCctaattcatatgcttacttttTGAATGAAGGGCTTTTTGACCATAATCCTTGTATATGCTATAGAAGACTAGATATATCTCTCAGGAAAACTCATTTTaggtattttaatatgtggggacAAGCCTCTGATTTTCCTGAGATAGTTAGAATTGAATGGGAGAAAACTATTATGGGTTGCAAAATGTATCAAGTGATATCCAAGCTTAAATGTTTCAAGAAACCTTTGAAGCTGCTTAATAGGGCTAAGTTTTCTGATATTGAAAAAGCTGCAGATCTGGCCAGGCTCTTATTGGACAATATTCAGACCAAGTTACATCAAAATCCTCTTGATCATGAGTTGTTGGAAGCTGAGAAATCTGCTGCACAAAGCTCAAATGAGTTTCCTAAGACAAAAAGCAAAGGTTGA